The genome window AAATTTATCTTCTGACTGAGAAATGAGTATTGCACCATCTTCAAGGTAACTCCCAAACGTTTCCGAGATTGTTTTCCCTTCTACTTCATCGGTACCAAATTCGTAAACAATATCTGCTAAATCTTCAAAAATTGGGGTTCCAATCAGCTGTTCCATCAGACCTTTATCTTCTTGTAAGATCATCTGATTGAAAATCTTGAATTGCTCAACTGTTTCGGGATTATCTAATCGTTCTCTCAACACAATTTTACCACGCTCTGCCTTAAATACTTTATCATTGGCAAAAGCACGTAAAGATGCAGCCATATCTGTGAGCAGAAAACTATCTGTCACTTCGTTTAGGTCATCTAATGTTTCAGCTAAGATTAGGGCTTCTTTTTGTATTTCGGTCAAGGAATCTTTCAATACCAACTCCTCTTCCAATATCTCACGCGAATCTGCCTTTACGGTATGATTTGCTCCTAAAAAGAAGAGTTGAAACCAAATAAAAAGCAGTCCAAAAAAAATAAAAGACCTGTTCAAAATATATTCTCTTTTTACAAAATGCCTTATCAATATCGATCGTTCGACTCGCAAAGTTAAATCTAAACGGCAAAGGCACAAACCTTTATGTTTTTTTACACTCCGTTAACAAAGTCTCAAACGAGCCTAAAATTATAAAAAACCTTCCTATTCTCTAATTTTAAATGTTAATCAATACAGATGATTTACATCCTAAGATTACACCTTCAAACATTTACAAAAAAGACTTTAGGAAAGATCACACACATTACTAATGACTTATCAAGTAATCAGAAGATCATTATCTATAATGCGGGGAAATAATAAAAAAGAATAAACTTTACTTTCACGTACATTCTTTTTTAAGATTAATAAATTAGAATTTCCGCGTTATTCATTTATAAACTACAAGTTCCATCCCCCACTTTATGACATTCTGGATAGTATGGTGGTCATACTCACTCCTACCTAATAAATCTTTAAAACTGTCAATTAGTATTAAATGTCATTCTCAAAAAAGCTATTTGTTTTAGTTTACACTACATGGTGGTTTAATGATAGCTATGTTTTATTTAGTATAAAGTTGCAAAAACATCTTTTGCATCCTCCCAAAACTCATTCAATTTTAAGATTCTTGGTTTTAGAAAAGCATATATATCTGCATGATCGCTTTCTCTAAATAAGTTAACTCCATGTAACTCTGTATATATACAAGAAACAGTTTGCCCCATTTCATTTGTTGAATGTAATTCCCACTCCCATTCTTCCCCCAAGAGGTTATGTAAGTAGGTTTTCATTTCTTCAAATTGATCAAAAAAGATTTCCTGAATATCTGGGTCTTTATGCGTCAAATAAATACCAATACTTGCTTTCTTCTTATCGGCATCCATTTTAAAAAAGATATTCTTGACTCCTGTCTTGTAGTTCGTCCAGTTTATCCTCTTTCCTTCTCCTGAAGTATAAGGCCTAAGCATCTTCCCAAACTTGGTCCAAAACTCACTTCTAATTCTCGATGCTTCTTCTTTAGAAAACATATATTGTCTCTTTTTACTTCTTAAACTAGCCTCAAAGATAGATACAATGTATTATTTTAATACTATGTTTTAATTAGTTTTTACTTAAGACGCAGCTGCACTCAT of Sediminitomix flava contains these proteins:
- a CDS encoding DUF4268 domain-containing protein gives rise to the protein MFSKEEASRIRSEFWTKFGKMLRPYTSGEGKRINWTNYKTGVKNIFFKMDADKKKASIGIYLTHKDPDIQEIFFDQFEEMKTYLHNLLGEEWEWELHSTNEMGQTVSCIYTELHGVNLFRESDHADIYAFLKPRILKLNEFWEDAKDVFATLY